A region from the Pelagovum pacificum genome encodes:
- a CDS encoding SLC13 family permease, translating into MTDLLQLSQTGEAILTLTIVVMMFLAFLRETYPAEVVAICGAALMLVAGVLPYEQALTVLSNPAPWTIAAMFIVMGALVRTGSLDALTSFADRYAQTHPKLAIGAVLVFVILASAIMNNTPVVVVMIPVMVQLSRTLGRPASKFLIPLSYAAIMGGTLTLIGTSTNLLVDGVGRRYGLEPFSIFEITPLGLIVVAWGMVYLLFIAPRLLPDRDSMATLLSDRSKMRFFTEAVIPPDSNLVGREVTGVQLFKREGVRLIDVIRGDLSLRRDLKGVELQVGDRVVLRTAMSEILSLQRNKSLRRVDQLSTVETQTVEALITPGCKMVGRTLGTLRLRRRFGVYVLAVHRRNQNIGRAIDDLVVRVGDTLLLEGAHEDIQRLATEMELVDVSQPSARAFRRSHAPIAIGALFGIVILAALSVMPILALAVIAVALVLVTGCIDADEAFGYIDTRLLALIFAMLAVGAALDHSGAVQLIAGALAPSLAVLPAFAVVFAVYVLATTLTEVVSNNAVAVVMTPIAIGLANALGFDPRPLVIAVMFASSAAFATPIGYQTNTLVYGPGGYKFSDFIRVGLPLNLSLAVIVSIAIPLIWPLVP; encoded by the coding sequence ATGACTGACCTACTCCAGCTTTCGCAGACCGGCGAAGCGATCCTCACCCTCACCATCGTCGTGATGATGTTCCTCGCGTTTCTGCGAGAGACCTATCCGGCGGAAGTGGTGGCCATCTGCGGCGCGGCCCTGATGTTGGTGGCCGGCGTCCTGCCCTACGAACAGGCCCTGACCGTTCTGTCGAACCCGGCGCCCTGGACCATCGCGGCAATGTTCATCGTGATGGGCGCATTGGTGCGCACCGGCAGTCTCGATGCGCTGACGAGTTTCGCCGACCGCTACGCGCAGACCCATCCGAAGCTCGCCATCGGGGCGGTGCTGGTGTTCGTCATCCTCGCCTCGGCGATCATGAACAACACGCCCGTCGTCGTCGTGATGATCCCGGTGATGGTGCAACTGTCCCGCACGCTCGGACGACCGGCGTCGAAGTTCCTGATCCCGCTGTCCTACGCGGCGATCATGGGCGGCACGCTGACGCTGATCGGCACGTCGACCAACCTGCTGGTCGACGGCGTGGGCCGCCGCTACGGGCTCGAGCCGTTCTCGATCTTCGAGATCACCCCGCTCGGCCTGATCGTGGTCGCGTGGGGCATGGTCTACCTGCTGTTCATCGCGCCGCGGCTGCTGCCCGACCGGGACAGCATGGCGACGCTCCTGTCGGACCGCTCGAAGATGCGCTTCTTCACCGAGGCGGTGATCCCGCCCGACAGCAACCTCGTCGGTCGCGAAGTGACAGGCGTCCAGCTCTTCAAGCGCGAGGGCGTGCGGCTGATCGACGTGATCCGGGGCGACCTGTCGCTCCGGCGCGACCTCAAGGGCGTCGAGCTGCAGGTCGGTGACCGCGTAGTGCTTCGGACCGCCATGTCCGAGATCCTGTCGCTCCAGCGGAACAAGTCGCTGCGCCGGGTCGACCAGCTCTCCACGGTCGAGACCCAGACGGTCGAAGCCCTCATCACGCCTGGCTGCAAGATGGTCGGCCGGACGCTCGGCACGCTGCGGCTGCGCCGGCGCTTCGGGGTCTACGTGCTTGCCGTGCACCGCCGGAACCAGAACATCGGCCGCGCCATCGACGACCTCGTCGTCCGGGTCGGCGATACGCTTCTGCTCGAGGGGGCGCACGAGGATATCCAGCGTCTTGCCACGGAGATGGAGCTCGTCGACGTCTCCCAGCCCTCCGCTCGCGCATTCCGCCGCAGCCACGCCCCGATCGCCATCGGCGCGCTGTTCGGGATCGTGATCCTCGCCGCGCTCAGCGTGATGCCAATCCTCGCGCTCGCCGTCATCGCGGTCGCACTCGTGCTGGTCACGGGCTGTATCGATGCCGACGAGGCCTTCGGCTACATCGACACGCGCCTGCTGGCGCTGATCTTCGCGATGCTGGCGGTGGGGGCGGCGCTCGACCATTCCGGCGCGGTGCAGCTGATCGCCGGGGCGCTGGCGCCGTCGCTGGCGGTGCTGCCTGCCTTCGCGGTCGTGTTCGCGGTCTATGTGCTGGCGACCACGCTCACCGAAGTCGTGTCGAACAACGCGGTCGCGGTGGTTATGACGCCGATCGCGATCGGCCTTGCCAACGCGCTCGGCTTCGATCCACGGCCGCTGGTGATTGCGGTTATGTTCGCCTCCTCCGCCGCCTTCGCGACACCGATCGGCTACCAGACCAACACGCTGGTCTACGGTCCGGGCGGCTACAAGTTCTCCGACTTCATCCGCGTCGGCCTGCCGCTGAACCTGTCGCTGGCCGTGATCGTCTCCATCGCCATCCCGCTGATCTGGCCCCTGGTTCCCTAG
- a CDS encoding TIGR00282 family metallophosphoesterase, with protein MRLLFLGDVMGRAGRSAITSDLPRLREAWRLDFVVVNGENATNGAGLSVEHAKLILQAGADAITLGDHAFDQKDMLGFCESEPRIVRPLNYSKAAPGRGARVFDAPGGRKVLVAQVLGQVFMKRPFDDPFSAVETVLKSHPPGGMVNASLLDVHCEATSEKMAMGHFCDSRASVVVGTHTHVPTGDAMILPGGTAYMTDAGMCGDYHSVIGMDKQEPLRRFITGMPKSRFEPAKGEATLSGLYVETDDRTGKATRVTAVRQGGRLEQSGP; from the coding sequence ATGCGACTGCTTTTCCTTGGTGACGTGATGGGTCGTGCCGGGCGCTCGGCCATCACGTCGGACCTGCCCCGCCTGCGAGAGGCGTGGCGGCTCGATTTCGTCGTGGTCAACGGGGAGAACGCCACCAACGGTGCCGGCCTGTCCGTCGAGCACGCAAAGCTCATCCTGCAGGCCGGGGCCGATGCCATCACGCTCGGCGATCATGCGTTCGACCAGAAGGACATGCTGGGCTTCTGCGAGTCAGAACCCCGCATCGTCCGCCCGCTGAACTATTCCAAGGCGGCGCCGGGCCGTGGCGCCCGCGTCTTCGACGCGCCGGGCGGCCGCAAGGTCCTGGTGGCGCAGGTTCTGGGGCAGGTGTTCATGAAGCGCCCGTTCGACGACCCGTTCTCCGCCGTCGAGACGGTGCTCAAGAGCCATCCGCCCGGCGGCATGGTCAACGCCAGTCTGCTCGACGTCCATTGCGAAGCGACTTCCGAGAAGATGGCGATGGGCCATTTCTGCGACAGCCGGGCGAGTGTCGTGGTCGGCACGCACACGCACGTCCCCACCGGCGACGCGATGATCCTGCCGGGCGGCACGGCCTACATGACCGATGCCGGGATGTGCGGCGATTATCACTCGGTCATCGGCATGGACAAGCAGGAGCCCCTGCGCCGCTTCATCACCGGCATGCCGAAAAGCCGTTTCGAGCCCGCCAAGGGAGAGGCCACGCTGTCTGGCCTCTATGTCGAGACCGACGACCGCACCGGCAAGGCGACGCGCGTGACCGCGGTGCGACAGGGCGGACGGCTGGAGCAGTCCGGCCCGTGA
- a CDS encoding SH3 domain-containing protein: MIRFLAPLFFCLVAATAWAETLYVHAPGDGYLNLRTGPGTGYAIAAEMYHGSGVDVLDKPGAWYRVRHPDTGLSGWAHSSYLTHRTDLRDMYVNSPGDGFLNLRTGPTSGAQVIRRMYHGDAVSLQGRNGRWFFLYHHGSGSQGWAHGRYLTGP, from the coding sequence ATGATCCGATTTCTCGCACCGCTCTTCTTCTGCCTCGTCGCCGCCACCGCATGGGCGGAGACACTCTATGTCCACGCCCCCGGCGATGGTTACCTGAACCTGCGCACCGGGCCCGGGACCGGCTACGCGATCGCGGCCGAGATGTATCACGGGTCCGGTGTCGACGTTCTCGACAAGCCGGGGGCCTGGTATCGGGTTCGCCATCCCGACACCGGTCTCTCCGGCTGGGCGCACAGCAGTTACCTGACGCACCGGACCGACCTGCGGGACATGTACGTGAATTCACCCGGCGACGGTTTCCTGAACCTGAGGACCGGCCCCACCAGTGGCGCGCAGGTGATCCGGCGAATGTACCATGGCGACGCGGTGAGCCTGCAGGGACGCAACGGCCGCTGGTTCTTTCTCTATCATCACGGCTCCGGCTCTCAGGGCTGGGCGCACGGACGATACCTGACGGGACCCTGA